Part of the Cohnella candidum genome, GGCTCGTCTTCCGCTACAAGCAATTTCGCCATCTTTCATTCCCCCGCTTCGGATCTTTCGAATTCGCCCTTCAGGATGCCGTAAGACGTTTTCAATCTTTCATGGTACCGGGGCTGTTCCCATGTATCCCAACGGTACAGGACAGGCTTCCGCTCAGCCGGCACCTCATTCCCGTCCACCACCGCCAATCGGAAACCGTCCGTCTTCCGGCTGCCTTCCAGCCCCTCTTTCCATAAATCCGCCATGACCAGCCGCGTACTCGGATCCTTCACGTTCAGAAGTTGCCAAGGAATCCGGACTTCCATGGTGCCGCCTCGGACGGCAATGTCCGCGAGCGAGTCGTAGTCCGCGCCATTCGGATCTCCGTTTCCGAATCTCAGCTTGCCGGTTTCATAGGCTTCGAACGGGACATATCGGTCGGTGCCTTCGCGGTCCGGGATTTCGAGAGGTTTGTTCAAGGCCAAGCGGATCGGGTTCCACCTCCCGTTACCGGGTTGGCCGGCATCCTTGGGTTCGTCGATCAGATGGAGCAGATGGCCGTATTGGTATTCGAACGGATCATAATAGCTGTCGACCCATACACGGCTTTCGCCCGCCTGCCGGATATCGATGGCGAAATCGATACCCGCATCCGGCCAAAGGGCGCTGCCGTTCGGCAATACGTTCTGTCCCTGTCCAGCGACGGAATCGATCAAAATGGCGGCATCGGCTTTGCCCGCGGCTTCAGGATTGAAATTCAGCAAGAAGTAGACATACCGCTCGTCGCTCGTTACCGAGAAGCTTTGGACCCCGCGGTCGTTTCCCCCAGCCGGGTAGGAAGGGATCCCCGCTTTCTTCCACTCCGATGAGTCCCCATCCAACACGATAGCCGGCTCTTCGCCCGGATCGAACGCCATCAGTCCGTATTGCTGCTCGCTCGTTTGGGCATTGGACCAGAACGGCCTTCGGTCCGGATCGTCCAGATCCATCGTGTTCCAAGTCCGTTTGAACCACTCGTCCTGCCAAGTGAATACGAGTCCCCCGGCCATGCGTTCATGGACGATGTCCTGCCATAACCGGGCGTCGATTTCGCCCTGTTCCTTTTCGTTCAGAAACCCCTGGTTCAGGCCGTTCACGTTGCGGTGGGTCATTCCGCGCGAGGAAGGAACTCCGAATTCGGCGATCAAAACCGGCATTCCATGTGCCTTCCGAAGTCGGTTCAGATACCCTGCATAACCGTTCTTCTCTCCCCTGAAATCGACGTAAGCGTTCAGGGTTCGGTCGAAATTGAAAAAATCGGGATAATAAGGATAGACGTGATAGGAAGCGAATTCCCCTGCGGCAAAAGCCGGCATCGATTCGATGTGGTTCGGATCGACGGAAACCATATCCTCATGGGGAGAAGGTTCGGACGGATGCTTCAACAAATCCGTGGTCACCCAATTCGTGAAGCTGATCGGCCGTTCCCAGCCGTATCGGTCTTTCTCGTAGGCAGCGGTCGTTTCCATCGCGTCCGCCAGCCAGCGTTCGAAAGCCGTTGCGTTCTCCGTGCGGAAATAACGTCCCTGATAAGGCTCCGCGCTCACATGGCTGTCATCCGTCGAAGCGACCATGTCCGGATCCCATTCCACCCCCAGCACCCAACCGAGCACGTAGGCCGACACGTCCGCCCGGTAAGCTCCGGAAGCATGTCCGGGACGCGCCGGCAGGTCCGCGTTTCCGTGAATAAGATCAACGGTCCGTTTGATTTCCGCGTGGAAATCTTCCTGGACTTTGGCATCGAAAGCGTCGCCGGATGCGGCCAACGCTTCTTCTTCCGTCCAAACGCCTTGCAGTAAGTAGAGCGGTTCCTTCGCTTTTCGGTTATAGGCTGCGAGTGCTTCGTAAAAATCCGGCGGATGGATCGTATACACCCGGATGGTATTGGCGTGCATGGAGCCGATTTGTTCGAACCACCTGGCGTATTCTTCTCTGGTGATCGCTGCTTCCCCGGGAAAATAACCGGGTTTGGAGATGCCCATGTTCACGCCCTTGATCAGGAAATTCTCCCACTTCCCCTGACGGTAAACCTGCAAATAATCTTTATCGGCACGGGCCGGCATCTTGACGTGTCCGTCACTCCAGATTTCGGCGATTTGTCCTTTTCCCGACGGAAAGGCAAGCCACCAAACAATCGCAAGTATCGCGACCGCACCGGCCGCGACTGCCGCCAGGATGAGATAGCGAAACCGCAATCGGACCCCCTTGGGCCGGGAAGCTCTCATGAGGACACCCCTTTCCTCTTCATGTCACCCCATCCTCTTCGGCCGACCGCCCACTGGAACAAGCCTTCGCACCGCCACCAGACCGTCAGCGGACGGTACCAGAACGATTCGGTCACCGCATACAGGAAGAGACGAAGCAAATCGCGCACTTTCGGATATTTGCGCAAGCTCCACTCTTCCATCAGAACCGCCCCCATCGAGAACATGGACCCATACAACAACGCGAGCAGCAACAGAAGAGCCGTAAACTCCCAGTACACTTCCGAAATGAACAAGGTCACGACCAGCACGACGTAAGCGAGCGCCTCCACGATCGGCCCCAGCAGCTCGACGAAAAGGAAATACGGCAAAGAAAACCAGCCGACCATGCCGTATTTCGGATTGAACAGCATGCTTTTGTGCAGCAGCAAGCTTTCCAGAAGTCCGCGATGCCAACGATTTCTCTGTCTCCTCAAGTACGTGGCCGATTCCGGCGCTTCCGTCCAGCACACCGGATCCGGCACGTAAATGATTTGCTTGTTCAGCTTCCGGTCTTTATTCAACCGGTGAAGCCGGATGATCAGTTCCATATCCTCGCCGACGGTATGCCGCCGGTAACCTCCGGCCTCGATGACCCAATGCTTATTGAAAACGCCGAACGCCCCCGAAATGATGAGCAGGAGATTGTGGCGGCTCATGCCGATCCGTCCCAGCAGAAACGCCCGGAGATACTCGATGACCTGCATCACGACCAGCGGTCGATTGGAGAGGCCGACCTCGACGACCTCGCCGCTTTCGATTTTGCAGCCGTTGGCGATGCGGATGCTGCCTCCGGACGCGATCACTTCCTCTCCGGATTCGAGGATCGGCTTCATGACTTTCAAGAAAGAGTGCCGTTCGAGAACGGAATCGCCGTCCAGGGAACAAAAATACGGATAGGAACCATAATTGATTCCCGCGTTGAGGGCATCCGCCTTCCCGCCGTTGTCCTTATCGATCAAATACAAATTGTCGTACAGCGCGGAGCGGTAGACGGC contains:
- a CDS encoding glycosyltransferase family 2 protein, which codes for MIYMAVVLLCYTAFFAISFFHLLRIRHLDESMAYEEMLNLSYTRPVSILVPAYNEEAGIYGSVRSLLGIEYPEFEIIVINDGSKDGTLQTMIEGFRMEPVHRAVRMRLQTEKVRAVYRSALYDNLYLIDKDNGGKADALNAGINYGSYPYFCSLDGDSVLERHSFLKVMKPILESGEEVIASGGSIRIANGCKIESGEVVEVGLSNRPLVVMQVIEYLRAFLLGRIGMSRHNLLLIISGAFGVFNKHWVIEAGGYRRHTVGEDMELIIRLHRLNKDRKLNKQIIYVPDPVCWTEAPESATYLRRQRNRWHRGLLESLLLHKSMLFNPKYGMVGWFSLPYFLFVELLGPIVEALAYVVLVVTLFISEVYWEFTALLLLLALLYGSMFSMGAVLMEEWSLRKYPKVRDLLRLFLYAVTESFWYRPLTVWWRCEGLFQWAVGRRGWGDMKRKGVSS